One segment of Pan paniscus chromosome 20, NHGRI_mPanPan1-v2.0_pri, whole genome shotgun sequence DNA contains the following:
- the GNG14 gene encoding LOW QUALITY PROTEIN: putative guanine nucleotide-binding protein G(I)/G(S)/G(O) subunit gamma-14 (The sequence of the model RefSeq protein was modified relative to this genomic sequence to represent the inferred CDS: inserted 1 base in 1 codon), with the protein MSSKVAINSDIEQALWAVEQLQMEAGIDQVKVRVGASAGGGKRWEHMGQGTGACLGLVWLNQLVCRCPXMAADLLKFCTEQAKNDPFLVGIPAATNSFKEKKPYAIL; encoded by the exons ATGTCCAGCAAGGTGGCCATCAACAGTGACATTGAGCAGGCCCTCTGGGCAGTGGAGCAGCTCCAGATGGAGGCAGGCATCGACCAAGTGAAGGTGAGGGTCGGGGCCAGTGCAGGAGGCGGGAAGAGGTGGGAACACATGGGCCAGGGGACAGGTGCATGCCTGGGTCTGGTCTGGCTGAACCAGTTGGTCTGCAGGTGTC AGATGGCCGCCGATCTGCTGAAGTTCTGCACGGAGCAGGCCAAGAATGACCCCTTCCTTGTGGGCATCCCGGCCGCCACCAACTCCTTCAAGGAGAAGAAGCCCTATGCCATCCTATGA
- the FBXW9 gene encoding F-box/WD repeat-containing protein 9 isoform X2 encodes MELPLGRCDDSRTWDNDDSDPESETDPDAQAKAYVARVLSPPKSGLAFSRPSQLSTPAASPSASEPRAASKVSAVSEPGLLSLPPELLLEICSYLDARLVLHVLSRVCHALRDLVSDHVTWRLRALRRVRAPYPVVEEKNFDWPAACIALEQHLSRWAEDGRWVEYFCLADGHVASVDSVLLLQGGSLCLSGSRDRNVNLWDLRQLGTESNQGWVWSLAAQDHRVCSGSWDSTVKLWDMAADGQQFGEIKASSAVLCLSYLPDILVTGTYDKKVTIYDPRAGPALLKHQQLHSRPVLTLLADDRHIISGSEDHTLVVVDRRANSVLQRLQLDSYLLCMSYQEPQLWAGDNQGLLHVFANRNGCFQLIRSFDVGHSFPITGIQYSVGALYTTSTDKTIRVHVPTDPPRTICTRRHDNGLNRVCAEGNLVVAGSGDLSLEVWRLQA; translated from the exons ATGGAGCTTCCCCTAGGGCGGTGCGATGATTCCCGCACCTGGGACAATGATGACTCGGACCCAGAGTCAGAGACAGACCCAGACGCGCAGGCCAAGGCCTACGTGGCCCGCGTTCTCAGTCCGCCAAAATCCGGGCTGGCGTTCTCGCGCCCCTCGCAGCTATCCACACCCGCCGCGTCCCCGAGCGCTTCGGAGCCTCGGGCCGCGTCCAAGGTTTCGGCCGTAAGTGAGCCGGGCCTTCTGAGCCTTCCCCCGGAGCTGCTGCTCGAGATCTGCTCCTACCTGGACGCCCGCCTCGTGCTCCACGTCCTGTCGCGGGTGTGCCACGCGCTGCGCGACCTCGTGTCTGACCATGTCACCTGGAGGCTACGCGCGCTACGCCGCGTACGCGCGCCCTACCCAGTGGTGGAAG AGAAGAACTTTGACTGGCCGGCAGCCTGCATTGCGCTGGAGCAGCACCTGTCCCGCTGGGCAGAGGATGGGCGCTGGGTCGAATACTTCTGCCTGGCCGACGGCCACGTGGCTTCCGTTGACTCAGTGCTGTTGCTCCAG GGTGGGTCACTCTGTCTGTCGGGCTCCCGAGATCGCAACGTCAACTTGTGGGACCTGCGGCAGCTGGGGACGGAGTCCAACCAG ggctgggtgtggtcacTGGCAGCGCAGGACCACCGCGTGTGCTCCGGCTCCTGGGACAGCACAGTGAAGCTCTGGGACATGGCAGCGGATGGGCAGCAGTTCGGCGAGATAAA GGCCAGCTCAGCCGTGCTGTGCCTCTCCTACCTGCCTGACATCCTGGTGACTGGCACCTATGACAAGAAGGTGACCATCTACGACCCCAGAG CCGGCCCAGCCCTGTTGAAGCACCAGCAACTACACTCCAGACCCGTGCTGACCCTGCTGGCGGATGACCGGCACATCATCTCAGGCAGCGAGGACCACACCCTGGTGGTGGTGGACCGCCGAGCCAACAGCGTCCTGCAGCGTCTGCAG CTGGACTCCTACCTGCTCTGCATGTCCTACCAGGAACCCCAGCTCTGGGCTGGTGACAACCAGGGCCTGCTGCACGTCTTTGCCAACCGCAATGGCTGCTTCCAGCTTATCCGG TCCTTTGATGTGGGCCACAGCTTTCCCATCACTGGGATCCAGTACTCCGTGGGAGCCTTGTACACCACATCCACTGACAAGACCATCCGG GTGCACGTGCCCACAGACCCACCAAGGACCATTTGCACCCGAAGGCATGACAATGGGCTCAATAGG GTCTGTGCTGAGGGCAACCTGGTGGTGGCCGGCTCTGGAGACCTGTCGCTAGAGGTCTGGAGGCTGCAGGCCTGA
- the FBXW9 gene encoding F-box/WD repeat-containing protein 9 isoform X1 produces MELPLGRCDDSRTWDNDDSDPESETDPDAQAKAYVARVLSPPKSGLAFSRPSQLSTPAASPSASEPRAASKVSAVSEPGLLSLPPELLLEICSYLDARLVLHVLSRVCHALRDLVSDHVTWRLRALRRVRAPYPVVEEKNFDWPAACIALEQHLSRWAEDGRWVEYFCLADGHVASVDSVLLLQGGSLCLSGSRDRNVNLWDLRQLGTESNQVLVKTLGTKRNSTHEGWVWSLAAQDHRVCSGSWDSTVKLWDMAADGQQFGEIKASSAVLCLSYLPDILVTGTYDKKVTIYDPRAGPALLKHQQLHSRPVLTLLADDRHIISGSEDHTLVVVDRRANSVLQRLQLDSYLLCMSYQEPQLWAGDNQGLLHVFANRNGCFQLIRSFDVGHSFPITGIQYSVGALYTTSTDKTIRVHVPTDPPRTICTRRHDNGLNRVCAEGNLVVAGSGDLSLEVWRLQA; encoded by the exons ATGGAGCTTCCCCTAGGGCGGTGCGATGATTCCCGCACCTGGGACAATGATGACTCGGACCCAGAGTCAGAGACAGACCCAGACGCGCAGGCCAAGGCCTACGTGGCCCGCGTTCTCAGTCCGCCAAAATCCGGGCTGGCGTTCTCGCGCCCCTCGCAGCTATCCACACCCGCCGCGTCCCCGAGCGCTTCGGAGCCTCGGGCCGCGTCCAAGGTTTCGGCCGTAAGTGAGCCGGGCCTTCTGAGCCTTCCCCCGGAGCTGCTGCTCGAGATCTGCTCCTACCTGGACGCCCGCCTCGTGCTCCACGTCCTGTCGCGGGTGTGCCACGCGCTGCGCGACCTCGTGTCTGACCATGTCACCTGGAGGCTACGCGCGCTACGCCGCGTACGCGCGCCCTACCCAGTGGTGGAAG AGAAGAACTTTGACTGGCCGGCAGCCTGCATTGCGCTGGAGCAGCACCTGTCCCGCTGGGCAGAGGATGGGCGCTGGGTCGAATACTTCTGCCTGGCCGACGGCCACGTGGCTTCCGTTGACTCAGTGCTGTTGCTCCAG GGTGGGTCACTCTGTCTGTCGGGCTCCCGAGATCGCAACGTCAACTTGTGGGACCTGCGGCAGCTGGGGACGGAGTCCAACCAGGTTCTGGTCAAGACCTTAGGCACTAAGCGAAATAGTACCCATGAG ggctgggtgtggtcacTGGCAGCGCAGGACCACCGCGTGTGCTCCGGCTCCTGGGACAGCACAGTGAAGCTCTGGGACATGGCAGCGGATGGGCAGCAGTTCGGCGAGATAAA GGCCAGCTCAGCCGTGCTGTGCCTCTCCTACCTGCCTGACATCCTGGTGACTGGCACCTATGACAAGAAGGTGACCATCTACGACCCCAGAG CCGGCCCAGCCCTGTTGAAGCACCAGCAACTACACTCCAGACCCGTGCTGACCCTGCTGGCGGATGACCGGCACATCATCTCAGGCAGCGAGGACCACACCCTGGTGGTGGTGGACCGCCGAGCCAACAGCGTCCTGCAGCGTCTGCAG CTGGACTCCTACCTGCTCTGCATGTCCTACCAGGAACCCCAGCTCTGGGCTGGTGACAACCAGGGCCTGCTGCACGTCTTTGCCAACCGCAATGGCTGCTTCCAGCTTATCCGG TCCTTTGATGTGGGCCACAGCTTTCCCATCACTGGGATCCAGTACTCCGTGGGAGCCTTGTACACCACATCCACTGACAAGACCATCCGG GTGCACGTGCCCACAGACCCACCAAGGACCATTTGCACCCGAAGGCATGACAATGGGCTCAATAGG GTCTGTGCTGAGGGCAACCTGGTGGTGGCCGGCTCTGGAGACCTGTCGCTAGAGGTCTGGAGGCTGCAGGCCTGA